GCCGTGCACAGTATTGCTTATAACTTTTGGTACTCTGCTTGTTGTAGATATGTCTATACTATTGACGAAGTACCACGAATACTGTAGACATAACATTCATTAAAAGTTAAAAAACATGAGTTTACAAAACTATTGTGTCACTACCATTAGTTATTAAAATGCAGAGAGAACGAAGTAGCAGAGAGTGGCCACAGTCAATCCGCCATAGGTGAATGAAGATCCGGCTGGCTTGGTTGTACCCTGTTGTCCTTGGAGGTTACCTTCAGGTGTCTGAGTAGGTTTGGTTGGGTGGTCAGCTTGGGATGGGCTTTCAGCAGTTGGTCCCTGAGGAGAGGGAGCTGCGGGAGTGCCAGGTGCAGTTGAATCCTGAGTTTGTTGGGTTTCAGCAGGTCTTTGCGGGGGTGAAGGAGCTGCGGGAGTGCTAGGTGCAGCTGAATCCTGAGTTTGTTGGGTTTCAGCAGGTCTTTGCGCGGATGAAGGAGCAGGGGAAGATTCTTGTGCTGGCTTCTTCTTCACTAACTCATCATATTCATTGAGATGCTTATATAGTCTCATGAATGGAGATTTACTGTCTAGAAAATCGTTGCAAAACTTGACCATAGTTTTGTAATCCTTTACGTTAGCATCCTTTGCGGATATATGCTTTTTGTAATATTTAGTCACTTCTCCGTTTTTATCCGCCAACAAACGTTGAGGGTTGTCATTGAGGAAAGCATTAAATTCAGTAagcattgtttttattaagGGTACTCTTTCAAGAAGAGATTTGAAAATCTGATCTTGGTCCTGAATTTCTAATTCTCTAAGTACCTCGTTATCAAATAAGGATGTTTCAAATGGAATTTCTTCTTTAAGAACAACTAAAATGTCTTTTAAAGCTTTAAGAGCATCACGAGAACAATCCGAAGGCATATCGACTTCCTTGAACTTTTCTTCTAAAGATTCTTTATTTTCATCATTAGTTAAAAATTTAACATAATTAGCCACCTGCTTCATTTCATCATGAAGTGTGGTCGACAAGGTGTCCTGTGATTCCTCAGAAGCAGACACAGACAG
This is a stretch of genomic DNA from Babesia bovis T2Bo chromosome 1, whole genome shotgun sequence. It encodes these proteins:
- a CDS encoding merozoite surface antigen-2a2 (MSA-2a2), whose product is MIGKIFLLTACCCASLLSVSASEESQDTLSTTLHDEMKQVANYVKFLTNDENKESLEEKFKEVDMPSDCSRDALKALKDILVVLKEEIPFETSLFDNEVLRELEIQDQDQIFKSLLERVPLIKTMLTEFNAFLNDNPQRLLADKNGEVTKYYKKHISAKDANVKDYKTMVKFCNDFLDSKSPFMRLYKHLNEYDELVKKKPAQESSPAPSSAQRPAETQQTQDSAAPSTPAAPSPPQRPAETQQTQDSTAPGTPAAPSPQGPTAESPSQADHPTKPTQTPEGNLQGQQGTTKPAGSSFTYGGLTVATLCYFVLSAF